The DNA segment ACGCCATCATGCTGCTCTATGATTCTTTCGGACCCAACCCGCGCGCAATGCGGATGTTCATGGCCGAAAAGGGGATCACCCTGCCCAAGCGCGAGCTCGACATCATGGGCGCGGAGAACCGCCGCGCGCCCTATACCACCGCCAATCCGGGGGGCCAGATTCCGGCGCTCGAGCTCGACAACGGCAAGACCATCGGCGAAACTGTGGCGATTTTCGAGTACCTTGAAGAGAAGCATCCCAGCCCAGCGCTGATCGGTTCGACGCCCGAGGAGCGCGCCGAGACTCGCCAATGGCAACGGCGGGTCGAGCTCAACATCACCGAGCACGTCTACAACGGCTTCCGCTACGCCGAGGGGCTGGAGCTGTTCAAGAGCCGGATGCCAGTCTATCCCGAGGCG comes from the Candidatus Binataceae bacterium genome and includes:
- a CDS encoding glutathione S-transferase family protein; the encoded protein is MLLYDSFGPNPRAMRMFMAEKGITLPKRELDIMGAENRRAPYTTANPGGQIPALELDNGKTIGETVAIFEYLEEKHPSPALIGSTPEERAETRQWQRRVELNITEHVYNGFRYAEGLELFKSRMPVYPEAAASLKSLAQKRMEWLNGLIAGRDWIVPNRFTIADIILYCCLDFAAGVGQKIPPSCTNLQGWFKRVEARPSATASLHPNWAKVKMRG